The genomic interval ACTTGGCGGGCGCCAAGAAGGGCCACCACCGGGTAGCGAGCAAGAAGGGAGCGGACACGCTCACTGTGACGTATCCTGGGGACCATGGCGGCATTTTACCTCGAAAAACAAGCGCGCCAAGATCGATTTTCAAGGTTATTACGTTCTGAGAGGACGAAGGGTCCGTGTGCGAACGTCCCATCCGGCAACGCAAAAAGCCGCCGTCCCGGTCTGGCTTCAGACCGGGACGGCGGCTGCGGTTGGGGAGACGGCGGACCTGTCCGGTCTACTGGGAGGTGAGCTGCACGGTGATCAGCCGCTCCTGGACGCCGAAGGGATCCGGGATCTGGAGGTTCGGCCGGAAGGGGAGCTTCTTGTCACCCCGGCCCTCCAGATACTTCTCCAGCTCCAGGTTGACCACGACCGGCACCTCGACGCCGGCCTTGGTCAAGGCCTGGCGCAGCAGGGCCTCGGCCTTGGTGGCGAAGGCCACCGAGTCGCCCAGGATGCGCATCGCCTCGGTGGGGTTATGGAAGCCCACGGAGTTCTCGGCGCCCACGTAGAGGGTGCGGAAGAAGGCCTCCAGATAGAAGTCCTTGGCCTGATCATAGAGGGCCTGGTCGATGGCGACGCCGGCCGCCTGCCGGCTGTGGGAGGTCTCCAGGAGCTTGGCCACCAGGGCGGTGGCGTAGCCGGAGCGGATCATCATCGACACCGTGCGGTCCTGGATCGCTGTCACCTGGGCGCGCAGCCAGTCCGGACTTTCCGTATGGCACTGCTGGCAGGCCTTGAGGTCGCTCTTCAAGGGGCTGGTCACCCGGTGGTCCGAGACCTTGTGGGCCCCGACCTTGGTGTACGGCATGTGGCAGTCCGCGCAGGAGACCCCGGCCTGCCAGTGGACGCTGTTCATGGAGAAGAGCTCAAACTCCGGATGCCGGATGAAGGGCATCTTGAAGCCGGTGACCTTCTGCACCCACTCCCCCACCGAGGCATCGCCCCGGATCTGGCGGATGATGTTCTCCACGGAGATGCCGCCCCACTTGCTGCCCTGCCAGGGGAAGTAGATGCCGTTGGACTTCTTGTCGCTGTCCTTGGTGATGTTGTACGTAACATGGCACTGGGCGCAGACCAGGCTGCGCATGTCCTGCTGGGTGAGCTTGGAGCGGTCGATGTTCAGGCTGGCCAGGGCCCGGCCCAGGGTGAATTCCCGGGACAGCCGCAGGGACATGTCCTGGGGGGCATGGCAGTCGATGCAGGCCACCCCCAGCTCCTGGTGCTCCGCCGGGATCATGCCGTGCATCTCTTTCCAGGGCTTGCTGTAGTAGTCGTAGCCCTTCTCCCGCTCCAGCTTGGGGGCGTACGGGGTCTTGCAGGTGAGACAGACGCCGCCCGCCTTGACCCGGGAGGAGTCGATCTCCAGCTGATCCTTGAGCATGTAGGCATGGCCCCGGGGCTCGTTGTACTCGACACCGAAGCCCCAGCCGTTGAACAGCAGGGCCATGTACGGGAACTCGGAGAGCTTGTCGTAGGTGATGCCGTCGGCATCGAAGCCCCGCTTGTAGACGCTCTTGCCTGGAGCGGTCGGCTCGGCGGTCTTCTTCCACAGGTCGTAGTTGATGGGATAGGCCTTGCCCCAGGCCGCCGGATCCATCTCGCCCTCGGCGATCTTCACCGGCCGGACTGCCTCGGTCTTGGGCGGGGCCTGGCAGCCGGTCACGGCCAGGGCCAGGAGGGCGGACAGGGTCAGGGTGGTGCAGCGCCTCAGCGTGGCTTTCATGGGTCACCTCCTCGAAGGTTCACAGGGTGGTTGCAAGGGTTTCGATCGAACCGCTTCGCCGGTGGGCGATCCGGCGGTGGCATGCCCAGCAGGGCCGCTCCTGACCGATCATTTCCACCGCCTCTTCATGGCAGCGCACGCAGTTGGCCTGGAGCACCTGGCGGCCGTGCTCGGTCACCTCGATCCGGTCCGGCACCCGGCCGGAGTAGAAGGCCACCACGTCCTTGAGGCCATCCAGGGACTTCCAGAGATAGTGCACAGCCACATTCTCATTGGGGAGGTGGCAGTCCACACAGAGCTTGCGGCGGTGGGCGCCGGCGTGGCTCCAGGCCATGAACTCCGCCTCCATGACATGGCAGCCCGCGCAGAAATCCGGCTGGCTGGAGCTGGCCAGCAGCCGGGGCGGCCCGATCATGAAGAAGACTGCGGCCGCTCCAACGGCAGCCAGCACAATGCCTGCAAACAGGCCTTTCTTCCTGACTGACATGGTCTCACCTCCTGGCGGATTGCTCCTTCCAACGCCGGGCACGCTGTGGTCGGGGCAACCGTTCAGCCCCCTTGCGACCTCCCCCGCTGAGGGGGGAGGAGGCGCGTCGACTCCGCCCGCTTGTCTCTCCGATGCCCTCGGTGAACGGTTACCTAGTCTGGCCAAAAGGCCTCCGGCCCTCTGCCCCAAAAGACTAGCAAGCCGGATGCCAATCTTTTCATGCCATGATATCAGGGTGTTGACAGGAGGAGCTTCGCCGCCGTTACCCCCAGGTAACGGCGCAGGGAAAGACTGTTACCAGGGGGTAACAGGGGCTGGGCCGTGGCCGGCCTGTGGCCGGGCATCGGCAAGCACTGCGGCGGACGGCGTCAATCAGGGGGTGGCGGGGTCGGCCCAGGCCTGATCCCAGAGAGCAAGAAGCTTCCAGGCCGGCCGGACCGCGATGGCCACACCATCAACCAGCAGGTCTTCCTCCTGGTCCATGGTGACCAGAAAGGCGTCTGTGCTGCCGGCGGCGCGGCTGGCCCGGACCAGGGCGCGGATTTCCCGCTTGCGGATGTCGGGGCTGGCGAGGTCGTAGGCGACCTGGAGGGACCTCGCCTGGCCGGCATCGTTGACCACGACGAAGTCGCACTCCTGGTCCCCCTTGAAGAACAGAAGGTCCAGCCCCTTCTTGCGCAGCTCCATGGCGATCAGGTTTTCGAGCAGCTTTTCGTGGTTGCCGGAGTACCGGTAGCTCATGGCGTGGAGGAAGCCATTGTCGACGACGTAGGCCTTGCGCTCAGCCAGCTCCTGCCGGACAACGGAGGGGTCAAATTTCCTGGCGATCTGCACAAAACAGATCGTTTCCAGCTGATCCAGCCAGTCATAGAGGGCGTTCTTGCCGATGCGATAGCCTGCCGACTTGAGGTCGTTGTGGATCTTGTTGATCGACATGGAGCTGCCGACACCGTCGACCAGTCTGCGGATCAAGAGGCGCAAGGCGGCCAGATTGGCCGTGCCGTGCCGCTCCACCAGGTCGCGGTAGATCATCACATCGAAGTACTCCTGCAGGATCCTTCTCTTGATTCCCGGATCCAGGTCGCCGACCAGTTCCGGATAGCCGCCACCTTGCAGATAGTCCTCGAAGGCACGGATCATCAGCGCGCGTGCCGTGCTGCGGTACGGATCATTGGGGATATCGCGAAAGGCCAGAGTCTCCACATAGGAAAGCGGGAAGACCTCGTAGCGGATGGTCCGGCCCCGCAGGGCGGTAGCGATCTCGCTGCCCAGCAGGCGGGCGTTGGAGCCCGTGATGAACAGGTGCCGGGAGACGGAATCATCCAGGCGCTGGCAGCGGCCTGGTGTGAAAATCCCGCACCGTTTGTCTGATGATCTCCTTTTTGGTCATGGAAGACATGATTCCGGAAATCTTCTCTCGCCGAAAGACAATTTCCTCAAAATCATCCCTGCAACCTCCCAGGGAACGCGCTGCGTCCCCAGCGGACTAGCGGACCGCGGCCTTTGACAGGTCCGCCAGACATCTGGTAAGGGTCAGGCACGAGGCCGGCGGGCGATCCGGCAGGAGGTGGGCGGCGATGCGGGTGCGGACCAGGCTGCTCCTGGCGGTGGGGGCGGTGGTGATCGTCTCCCTGGGGGTGATCTTTCTTCAGACCGCCGCCTTCATGAAGGAGCTGGTGATGGGCATGGCCGAGCGCCAGGCCCGGATGCTGGCGAGCCAAGTGCTCCTGACCCGCCAGTGGGTGGCGGATCACAACGGCCTGTTCTTCAGCAAGGCGCCGGGGGTGGAGCCCAATCCCTTCCTGACCGAGCCGGAGATGGTGGATGCAGCCGGCCGGCGCTACGTGCTCCGGAACCCGGCCATGGTCACCCGGGAGCTGTCGGAGTACGCCGCCAAGGCAGGGTTTGGCCGCTTCCGGGTGGCGAGCCTGGCGCCGGTCAACCCGGCCAACGCCCCGGACCCCTTCGAGCGCCAGGCCCTGGAGCGCACCGCTGCCGGCGCCCAGGAGGTGATCGGCATCGAGGCCGGCGACCAGGGTCGCACCCTGCGCTACCTCACCCCCCTGATGGTGGAAGAGCCGTGCCTGGAATGCCACCGCCGCCACGGCTACCGCCTGGGCGACGTCAAGGGCGGGCTCTCCCTGGCCATCCCCCTGGCCTGGGCCGACGAGGCGATCGCCGGCAACAACCGCCGGCTCCTGGCCATGGGCGCGGCATCCGTCCTCCTGGTCGGACTCACCATCTTCGGGGTGGTGGATCTTCTGGTGGGCCGGCGGCTGGCGCTTCTGGCCCGGGCCATGGAGCGCTTTCCGGAGCAGGATCCGGCGGTGCAGCTACCCACCGGCAGCGACGAGGTGGGCAGCCTGGCCGCCTGCTTCCAGAGGCTGGCCGGCCGGCTGGCTGCCGCCCAGGAGGAGCTGGGTCGGGCCCGGGAGCGGCTGTTCCGGAACGAGAAGCTGGCCGCCCTGGGCCGCCTGGCCGCCGGCGTCGCCCACGAGATCAACAACCCCCTGGGCGGCATGCGCAACTGCGTGCAGAGCCTGCAGGAAGCGCCGGAGGACCGGGAGCTGGCGGCGCGCTACCTGCCGCTCCTGGACAAGGGCCTGCGGCAGATCGGCGGCATCGTCCGCCAGCTGCTCAATTTCGGCCGCACCGAGCCCCTGCGACGGCGGGCGGTGGTGGTGGACGAGCTGGTGCGGGAGAGCCTGCTCCTCCTTGGCCACCAGCTCAAGAAGGGCATCGAGGTCCGGCTGGACCTGGCAGCAGGCTCGCCCTATCCCCTGGATGTGGAGGCGGTCAAACAGGTGCTGGTCAACATTGCCGTCAACGCCATCCAGGCCATGCCGGACGGCGGCACCCTCGCGATCGAGACCCGGCTCCATGACCGGGGCCTGACCCTTACGGTCACCGACTCGGGCGCCGGCATCAGCCCGGCTGATCTGCCCCGGATCTTCGACCCCTTCTTCACCACCAAGGAGGTGGGCCAGGGCACCGGCCTGGGGCTCGCCCTCAGCCACAGCCTGGTGCAGCGGCTGGGCGGCAGCATCAGCGTCACCAGCACCCTGGGCCAGGGCAGCCGCTTTGTCGTCGAGCTGCCGCCGCCGGCGAGCGGGGAGGCCGGGTCATGAGCAGGATCCTGGTGGCCGAGGATGACGAGATCGTGCGGATCACCGTCTGTGACCGGCTGGCCGCCAAAGGCTGGCAGGTGGACCCGGCCGCCGACGGCCGCGAGGCCCTGGCCAGGATCGAGGGCCACAGCTACGACCTGGTCATCACCGACATCCGCATGCCCGGCCTCGACGGCCACGCCGTCCTGGAGCGGCTGCGCAGCGCTTCCCCGGGCACCGACGTCATCATGATGACCGCCTACGGCTCGGTGGATGATGCCGTGGACTGCCTCAAGAGAGGCGCGGCGGACTATATCCTGAAGCCCTTTGACCTCGATGATCTCACCATCCGGGTGAGCCGGCTTCTGAGCGTGCAGGCGGTGAAGGCCCGCTGCGCCTCCCTGGAGGAGCGCTGCCGGCAGCCGGCCATGATCGGCCACAGCCCGGTCATGCGCCAGCTCT from Thermodesulfobacteriota bacterium carries:
- a CDS encoding DUF4143 domain-containing protein; translated protein: MIRAFEDYLQGGGYPELVGDLDPGIKRRILQEYFDVMIYRDLVERHGTANLAALRLLIRRLVDGVGSSMSINKIHNDLKSAGYRIGKNALYDWLDQLETICFVQIARKFDPSVVRQELAERKAYVVDNGFLHAMSYRYSGNHEKLLENLIAMELRKKGLDLLFFKGDQECDFVVVNDAGQARSLQVAYDLASPDIRKREIRALVRASRAAGSTDAFLVTMDQEEDLLVDGVAIAVRPAWKLLALWDQAWADPATP
- the nrfH gene encoding cytochrome c nitrite reductase small subunit — translated: MSVRKKGLFAGIVLAAVGAAAVFFMIGPPRLLASSSQPDFCAGCHVMEAEFMAWSHAGAHRRKLCVDCHLPNENVAVHYLWKSLDGLKDVVAFYSGRVPDRIEVTEHGRQVLQANCVRCHEEAVEMIGQERPCWACHRRIAHRRSGSIETLATTL
- a CDS encoding ammonia-forming cytochrome c nitrite reductase subunit c552 is translated as MKATLRRCTTLTLSALLALAVTGCQAPPKTEAVRPVKIAEGEMDPAAWGKAYPINYDLWKKTAEPTAPGKSVYKRGFDADGITYDKLSEFPYMALLFNGWGFGVEYNEPRGHAYMLKDQLEIDSSRVKAGGVCLTCKTPYAPKLEREKGYDYYSKPWKEMHGMIPAEHQELGVACIDCHAPQDMSLRLSREFTLGRALASLNIDRSKLTQQDMRSLVCAQCHVTYNITKDSDKKSNGIYFPWQGSKWGGISVENIIRQIRGDASVGEWVQKVTGFKMPFIRHPEFELFSMNSVHWQAGVSCADCHMPYTKVGAHKVSDHRVTSPLKSDLKACQQCHTESPDWLRAQVTAIQDRTVSMMIRSGYATALVAKLLETSHSRQAAGVAIDQALYDQAKDFYLEAFFRTLYVGAENSVGFHNPTEAMRILGDSVAFATKAEALLRQALTKAGVEVPVVVNLELEKYLEGRGDKKLPFRPNLQIPDPFGVQERLITVQLTSQ
- a CDS encoding ATP-binding protein; the encoded protein is MRVRTRLLLAVGAVVIVSLGVIFLQTAAFMKELVMGMAERQARMLASQVLLTRQWVADHNGLFFSKAPGVEPNPFLTEPEMVDAAGRRYVLRNPAMVTRELSEYAAKAGFGRFRVASLAPVNPANAPDPFERQALERTAAGAQEVIGIEAGDQGRTLRYLTPLMVEEPCLECHRRHGYRLGDVKGGLSLAIPLAWADEAIAGNNRRLLAMGAASVLLVGLTIFGVVDLLVGRRLALLARAMERFPEQDPAVQLPTGSDEVGSLAACFQRLAGRLAAAQEELGRARERLFRNEKLAALGRLAAGVAHEINNPLGGMRNCVQSLQEAPEDRELAARYLPLLDKGLRQIGGIVRQLLNFGRTEPLRRRAVVVDELVRESLLLLGHQLKKGIEVRLDLAAGSPYPLDVEAVKQVLVNIAVNAIQAMPDGGTLAIETRLHDRGLTLTVTDSGAGISPADLPRIFDPFFTTKEVGQGTGLGLALSHSLVQRLGGSISVTSTLGQGSRFVVELPPPASGEAGS